Proteins found in one Oryza glaberrima chromosome 4, OglaRS2, whole genome shotgun sequence genomic segment:
- the LOC127770409 gene encoding uncharacterized protein LOC127770409 has translation MIHGPCGVDNKTCPCMKKGSCSKHFPKTFQAETILDEFGFTVYKRRDDGRYVIKNGKKLDNRNVVPYNMKLLKKYQAHINVEWCNKSNMIKYLFKYVTKGSDRTKCYFETSTQTMNRSNSENNAPRNEIQEYIDARFLSTCEAFWRAYEFDIHYRLPSVERLTVHLPNMNFVRYKKGTDLSALVNSPAAKKTMLTEWFEGNKKHTSAHNLTYCDFPKEWTWDSSARHWRPRTPSEKIGRIYYVSPTAGELYYLRMLLMIVKGACSYADVRTFNGVTYSTFKEACEARGLLDSDNEWHLLFDEAILSANSYQLRQLFVTVLCFAQ, from the coding sequence ATGATACATGGCCCGTGCGGTGTAGACAATAAAACTTGCCCATGTATGAAAAAAGGTTCGTGCTCTAAACATTTCCCTAAAACATTCCAAGCTGAAACAATACTTGATGAGTTTGGGTTCACTGTCTACAAGAGAAGAGACGATGGTCGCTATGTAATTAAGAATGGTAAAAAACTAGATAATAGAAACGTTGTTCCCTACAATATGAAACTACTCAAAAAATATCAAGCTCATATAAATGTAGAATGGTGCAACAAATCAAACATGATAAAGTACCTTTTCAAGTATGTGACGAAAGGCTCTGATCGCACAAAATGCTATTTTGAGACATCAACCCAAAcaatgaacagatcaaatagtGAAAATAATGCTCCCAGGAACGAAATACAAGAATACATAGATGCTAGATTCCTATCTACATGTGAAGCTTTCTGGCGTGCCTATGAATTTGACATCCACTACAGACTTCCCTCCGTTGAACGACTCACGGTGCACTTACCAAACATGAACTTTGTTAGATATAAAAAAGGAACAGATCTTTCTGCATTGGTGAATAGTCCTGCTGCAAAGAAAACTATGCTCACAGAATGGTTTGAGGGTAACAAAAAACACACCTCTGCACATAATTTGACTTACTGTGACTTTCCAAAGGAATGGACATGGGATAGTAGTGCACGACATTGGCGCCCTAGAACTCCAAGCGAAAAAATTGGTAGGATATACTATGTAAGCCCGACTGCCGGGGAGCTATACTATTTGCGAATGCTTCTTATGATAGTCAAAGGTGCATGTAGCTATGCTGATGTCCGAACTTTCAATGGTGTGACATATTCTACATTTAAAGAAGCGTGCGAAGCTAGAGGGCTCCTTGACAGTGATAATGAATGGCATTTGCTTTTTGACGAGGCTATTTTGAGTGCAAATTCATACCAGCTTAGGCAGCTTTTTGTCACTGTTCTATGTTTTGCTCAGTAA